From Streptomyces chrestomyceticus JCM 4735, one genomic window encodes:
- a CDS encoding phosphatidylinositol-specific phospholipase C, translated as MDRRGILKGMAAVSAAGVLAGAGGGQSVAAPAAGRATGRSRRAASVQDWMSALPDRTAMQRLSIPGTHDSGARFGGPWVVCQNTTIAQQLDSGIRFLDIRCRAIDSAFAIHHGAFYQNLMFGDVLVACRAFLQAHPSETVLMRVKQEYSEESAAEFRRIFDIYLDGKGWRSLFRLDGTLPSLGQARGKVVLLGDSDGLPGVRYADPRVFDIQDDYMAEPLRKYPLIEGQFRKAVREPGKLFMNYVSTAALLPPRSNADRLNSQVKNFLNGAEARGWTGLGIIPMDFPNEAGLAETLIRHNTGV; from the coding sequence ATGGACCGGCGGGGAATCCTGAAGGGGATGGCGGCGGTGTCGGCCGCGGGCGTGCTGGCGGGAGCCGGGGGCGGGCAGTCCGTCGCGGCACCGGCCGCCGGACGGGCGACCGGGCGGTCCCGGCGCGCCGCGTCCGTACAGGACTGGATGTCGGCCCTGCCGGACCGTACGGCGATGCAGCGGCTCTCCATACCGGGCACGCACGACTCCGGAGCGCGGTTCGGCGGCCCCTGGGTCGTCTGCCAGAACACCACCATCGCCCAGCAGTTGGACAGCGGCATCCGCTTCCTGGACATACGCTGCCGGGCCATCGACTCGGCCTTCGCGATCCATCACGGCGCGTTCTACCAGAACCTGATGTTCGGCGACGTGCTGGTGGCGTGCCGGGCGTTCCTCCAAGCGCATCCGTCGGAGACCGTGCTGATGCGCGTCAAGCAGGAGTACTCCGAGGAGAGCGCGGCGGAGTTCCGGCGGATCTTCGACATCTACCTGGACGGCAAGGGCTGGCGGTCGCTGTTCCGGCTGGACGGCACGCTGCCCTCCCTCGGGCAGGCCCGCGGCAAGGTCGTGCTGCTGGGCGACTCCGACGGGCTGCCGGGCGTGCGGTACGCCGATCCGCGCGTCTTCGACATCCAGGACGACTACATGGCCGAGCCGCTGCGCAAGTACCCGCTGATCGAGGGGCAGTTCCGCAAGGCCGTCAGGGAACCCGGCAAGCTGTTCATGAACTACGTGAGCACCGCCGCGCTGCTGCCCCCGCGTTCCAACGCGGACCGGCTCAACTCGCAGGTGAAGAACTTCCTGAACGGCGCGGAGGCGCGCGGGTGGACGGGGCTGGGCATCATCCCGATGGACTTCCCCAACGAAGCGGGCCTGGCCGAGACGCTGATCCGGCACAACACGGGAGTGTGA
- a CDS encoding NAD(P)/FAD-dependent oxidoreductase — MVAEARNGRRPRVVIVGAGFAGYECARTLAKKARGAAEIVLINPNDYFLYLPLLPEVSAGILEPRRVSVSLTGTLPDVRLVLGQVGGVDLDRRRVEYTDPEGRTGSLGYDRLVLTVGSVNKLLPVPGVAEHAHGFRGMPEALYLRDHMTRQIELAGAAEDPAERAARTTFVVVGAGYTGTEVAAHGVTFTRSLARRNAGLRGEPQPRWILLDLADRVLPELDHRLSRTAHRVLSKRGVEIRTKTSVKEATAEGVLLDDGTSVDTRSLIWCVGVRPDPLVESLGLPTERGRLCVDEFLAVPGHPEVLACGDAAAVPDLTRPGETTPMTAQHAQRQGKVAAHNVAASYGQGEPRAYKHHDLGFMVDLGGVQAAANPLHVPLSGPVANAVTRGYHLMAMPGNRVRVAADWLLDAALPRQGVQLGLVRSWSVPLDTAAPELARIPVDEPTAPGESGKTGKPGGSGGPGENTGPKDRPEAAGQRPDGPRKAEGT; from the coding sequence ATGGTGGCGGAGGCCCGTAACGGGAGGCGGCCGCGCGTGGTGATCGTGGGGGCGGGCTTCGCCGGGTACGAATGCGCCCGCACGCTCGCCAAGAAGGCCCGCGGTGCCGCGGAGATCGTGCTGATCAACCCCAACGACTACTTCCTCTATCTGCCGTTGCTGCCCGAGGTGTCCGCCGGAATCCTGGAGCCGCGCCGGGTCTCGGTGTCGCTGACCGGCACCCTCCCGGACGTCCGGCTGGTGCTCGGCCAGGTCGGCGGCGTCGACCTGGACCGCCGCCGGGTGGAGTACACCGACCCGGAGGGCCGCACCGGCTCGCTCGGCTACGACCGGCTCGTACTGACCGTCGGCAGCGTCAACAAGCTGCTGCCCGTCCCGGGCGTCGCCGAGCACGCGCACGGCTTCCGCGGCATGCCCGAGGCGCTGTACCTGCGGGACCACATGACCCGCCAGATCGAGCTGGCGGGCGCCGCCGAGGACCCGGCCGAGCGGGCTGCCCGGACGACCTTCGTGGTGGTCGGCGCGGGCTACACCGGGACCGAAGTCGCCGCGCACGGCGTGACGTTCACCCGGTCGCTGGCCCGCCGCAACGCCGGGCTGCGCGGCGAGCCGCAGCCCCGCTGGATCCTGCTGGACCTCGCCGACCGGGTGCTGCCCGAACTGGACCACCGACTGTCGCGCACCGCGCACCGGGTGCTCAGCAAACGCGGCGTCGAGATCCGTACCAAGACCTCCGTCAAGGAGGCCACCGCCGAGGGGGTCCTCCTGGACGACGGCACGTCCGTCGACACCCGCTCGCTGATCTGGTGCGTCGGCGTCCGGCCGGACCCGCTGGTCGAGTCGCTGGGGCTGCCCACCGAACGCGGCCGGCTGTGCGTGGACGAGTTCCTCGCCGTACCCGGCCACCCCGAGGTGCTCGCCTGCGGCGACGCCGCCGCCGTACCGGACCTGACCCGGCCGGGCGAGACGACGCCGATGACCGCCCAGCACGCGCAGCGCCAGGGCAAGGTCGCGGCCCACAACGTCGCCGCCTCCTACGGGCAGGGCGAGCCGCGCGCCTACAAACACCACGACCTGGGCTTCATGGTCGACCTCGGCGGGGTGCAGGCCGCCGCCAACCCGCTGCACGTCCCGCTGTCCGGCCCCGTCGCCAACGCCGTGACCCGCGGCTACCACCTGATGGCGATGCCCGGCAACCGGGTCCGGGTCGCCGCCGACTGGCTGCTGGACGCGGCCCTGCCGCGCCAGGGCGTCCAGCTCGGCCTGGTGCGCTCCTGGTCGGTGCCGCTGGACACGGCGGCGCCGGAGCTGGCCCGCATACCGGTGGACGAGCCGACAGCGCCGGGTGAATCCGGCAAAACGGGGAAACCGGGGGGATCGGGGGGACCGGGGGAGAACACCGGCCCGAAGGACCGGCCCGAGGCGGCCGGACAGCGGCCCGACGGGCCCCGAAAAGCGGAAGGAACCTGA
- a CDS encoding trypsin-like serine peptidase, translated as MSTTERDRAPWSQAPGGPRRRRRTAAALGLCAALTLTCAGTVLAVRSFTHGGHLASGDPATGSYTEEAADGDAAAGALLSGPYTERPAPPRVATHAAAGGAAQSVGAAAAPPAKAAGLPVSRPLEATPAAVSPAVGPLFSPGGDGDADHHCTASVVHSPAGDLLVTAAHCVYDRGFRTNLVFAPGYHDGVLPYGVWVPARIDVDPRWADGHDDAHDVAFVRVRRPHGSGPGAQRIEELTGAERIRFAPPAGLPTRTVGYPDDRETPVGCQNTTTALPGQLRFDCAGFPNGTSGGPLLTGIDPDTGLGTVTGVIGGLDEGGDDATSYSSWFGPDIAELYRRATAERV; from the coding sequence GTGAGTACGACCGAGCGCGACCGCGCCCCGTGGTCCCAGGCCCCTGGCGGGCCGCGCAGACGCCGCCGGACCGCCGCCGCCCTCGGTCTGTGCGCCGCGCTGACCTTGACCTGCGCGGGCACGGTGCTGGCCGTACGCTCCTTCACCCACGGCGGCCATCTCGCCTCCGGCGACCCGGCCACGGGCTCGTACACCGAGGAAGCGGCCGACGGGGACGCGGCGGCCGGCGCGCTGCTCTCCGGCCCGTACACGGAACGCCCCGCTCCGCCTCGCGTCGCCACCCACGCGGCGGCGGGAGGGGCAGCGCAGTCCGTCGGAGCTGCCGCCGCCCCGCCTGCGAAGGCGGCCGGCCTGCCGGTCTCCCGCCCCCTCGAAGCCACCCCGGCCGCCGTCTCCCCCGCCGTCGGCCCGCTCTTCTCGCCGGGCGGCGACGGCGACGCCGACCACCACTGCACCGCGAGCGTGGTGCACTCCCCGGCAGGCGACCTGCTCGTCACCGCGGCGCACTGCGTCTACGACCGGGGCTTCCGTACGAACCTCGTCTTCGCGCCCGGGTACCACGACGGCGTCCTGCCGTACGGCGTGTGGGTGCCGGCCCGTATCGACGTCGATCCACGCTGGGCGGACGGCCACGACGACGCGCACGACGTGGCGTTCGTGCGGGTGCGCCGCCCGCACGGCAGCGGGCCCGGCGCGCAGCGGATCGAGGAGCTGACCGGCGCCGAGCGGATCCGCTTCGCCCCGCCCGCCGGCCTGCCGACCCGGACCGTCGGCTATCCCGACGACCGGGAGACGCCCGTCGGCTGCCAGAACACCACCACCGCGCTCCCCGGCCAGCTCCGTTTCGACTGCGCCGGATTCCCCAACGGGACCAGCGGCGGCCCGCTGCTCACCGGCATCGACCCGGACACCGGTCTGGGCACGGTGACCGGCGTCATCGGCGGCCTGGACGAGGGCGGCGACGACGCGACCTCGTACAGCAGTTGGTTCGGCCCGGACATCGCCGAACTGTACCGGCGCGCCACCGCGGAACGGGTCTGA
- a CDS encoding alpha/beta hydrolase translates to MRLRRLPRGRGPRRAGWAGLALALLLPFLAVPATGQPAYATDGPASDPARSQTRNPARVVAEVPVGDRMLDLGIASPSTDAPVKWVRLLLPKGWSKNASRTWPVLWLLHGGGGNHKDWTANTHVEQLAADRDVLVVMPETSGCSSYSNWYNGGAWGSPAWETYLLDELRPLLERDYRAGTARAVAGLSMGGLGALKFTAARPGMFRAAASYSGAVHPLYRSPDGGFSGPDAVKLGALTCLVDWKRLWGEPGHPFDTDDPADLRQQWLWKRNSPLEQAASLRGTPLYLSYGDGTTDGGPGWSWGDGDRPPTPSPARCTDPPVHGTQDPVERTVYGMNQELRGKLAQLGIPATVCASKGGHTWPYWERELVASFPMLMRALGA, encoded by the coding sequence ATGCGGCTGCGACGACTCCCCCGCGGTCGCGGGCCGCGGCGCGCGGGCTGGGCGGGCCTGGCGCTGGCTCTGCTGCTGCCGTTCCTCGCGGTCCCGGCGACAGGGCAGCCCGCGTACGCGACGGACGGCCCCGCGAGCGACCCGGCGCGCAGCCAGACCCGCAACCCGGCCCGCGTCGTCGCCGAGGTACCGGTCGGCGACCGGATGCTCGACCTCGGTATCGCGTCCCCCTCGACCGACGCACCGGTGAAGTGGGTACGGCTGCTGCTGCCGAAGGGCTGGTCGAAGAACGCCTCCCGTACGTGGCCGGTGCTGTGGCTGCTGCACGGCGGTGGCGGCAACCACAAGGACTGGACCGCCAACACCCATGTCGAGCAACTGGCCGCCGACCGCGATGTCCTGGTCGTCATGCCGGAGACCAGCGGCTGCAGCAGTTACAGCAACTGGTACAACGGCGGGGCGTGGGGCTCCCCGGCCTGGGAGACCTACCTCCTCGACGAACTGCGCCCGCTGCTGGAGCGTGACTACCGGGCCGGCACGGCGCGGGCCGTCGCCGGTCTGTCGATGGGCGGGCTCGGCGCGCTGAAGTTCACCGCGGCGCGCCCCGGCATGTTCCGTGCCGCCGCCTCGTACAGCGGCGCCGTCCATCCGCTGTACCGGTCGCCCGACGGCGGCTTCTCCGGGCCGGACGCCGTCAAGCTGGGCGCGCTGACCTGCCTCGTGGACTGGAAGCGCCTCTGGGGCGAGCCGGGTCACCCGTTCGACACGGACGACCCGGCCGACCTGCGCCAGCAGTGGCTGTGGAAGCGCAACAGCCCGCTGGAGCAGGCGGCCTCGCTGCGCGGCACCCCGCTGTACCTGTCGTACGGGGACGGGACGACCGATGGCGGGCCGGGCTGGTCGTGGGGCGACGGCGACCGCCCGCCCACGCCGTCTCCCGCCCGCTGCACCGACCCGCCCGTGCACGGCACCCAGGACCCGGTCGAGCGGACGGTGTACGGAATGAACCAGGAGCTGCGCGGCAAGCTGGCCCAACTGGGTATCCCGGCGACCGTGTGCGCTTCCAAGGGCGGGCACACCTGGCCGTACTGGGAGCGTGAGCTGGTGGCGTCGTTCCCGATGCTGATGCGTGCGCTCGGCGCCTGA
- a CDS encoding endonuclease, which produces MSGERARVRALLETYGRTYADEAGIRLKDTPQPLYQLLVLSCLLSARIQANIAVAASRALSDAGLRTARRMKDATWQQRVDALGEGGYRRYDERTATQLGDGAELLLDSYGGDPRRIRDAADGDTDRLRKLLREVPGLGPAGVDIFLREAQAVWPELKPHLDAKALQGAERVGLPTAPDALLKAAGKETEPAVLAAALVRAALDKKGAEEIRKAK; this is translated from the coding sequence ATGAGCGGCGAGCGCGCCCGCGTCCGGGCCCTGCTGGAGACCTACGGCCGGACCTATGCCGACGAGGCCGGAATCCGCCTGAAGGACACACCGCAGCCGCTGTACCAGCTATTGGTGCTCTCCTGCCTGCTCAGCGCCCGCATCCAGGCGAACATCGCGGTGGCGGCGAGCCGCGCGCTGTCCGACGCGGGACTTCGGACCGCGCGGCGGATGAAGGACGCGACCTGGCAGCAGCGGGTGGACGCCCTCGGCGAGGGCGGATACCGGCGCTACGACGAACGCACCGCGACCCAACTGGGCGACGGCGCGGAGCTGTTGCTCGACTCGTACGGCGGCGACCCGCGGCGGATACGGGACGCGGCGGACGGCGACACGGACCGGCTGCGCAAGCTGCTGCGCGAGGTCCCCGGCCTCGGGCCGGCCGGCGTCGACATCTTCCTGCGGGAAGCCCAGGCCGTGTGGCCCGAGCTGAAGCCGCACCTGGACGCCAAGGCACTGCAGGGCGCGGAGCGCGTCGGACTGCCGACCGCACCCGACGCGCTGCTCAAGGCCGCCGGGAAGGAGACGGAGCCCGCCGTGCTGGCGGCGGCGCTGGTGCGTGCGGCGCTCGACAAGAAGGGTGCGGAGGAGATCCGTAAGGCGAAGTGA
- a CDS encoding DUF4239 domain-containing protein, translating into MSEWLVLAIAIAAVCAVVLTITVLKQRRIGEDDDPSETPDVIEYMTMMVGVVYAIVLGLAIAGVWEARGAAGDTVRTEAQALHEVSERVRVYPEATRDRIRADVDAYVSYVVHKEWPAMAERGEVTERGGELLDKVRADVTDYRPRDDYESQSYQPLLDQIAAADDARNARADSIDPTLPPVVWFGLITGAVITIGLIFTLQIRRSARELLMAALFSALIAFLLFLVWDFDAPFSRGITTAADPFTDLFPDV; encoded by the coding sequence TTGTCGGAATGGCTGGTCCTGGCCATCGCGATCGCCGCCGTCTGCGCCGTCGTGCTGACCATCACGGTCCTCAAGCAGCGCCGTATCGGGGAGGACGACGACCCATCCGAGACGCCCGACGTCATCGAGTACATGACGATGATGGTGGGGGTGGTCTACGCGATCGTCCTCGGCCTCGCCATCGCCGGGGTCTGGGAGGCCCGCGGCGCCGCCGGGGACACCGTACGGACCGAGGCGCAGGCCCTGCACGAGGTCAGCGAACGGGTGCGGGTCTACCCGGAGGCCACCCGGGACCGCATCCGGGCGGACGTCGACGCGTATGTCTCGTACGTCGTCCACAAGGAGTGGCCGGCCATGGCCGAGCGGGGGGAGGTCACCGAGCGGGGCGGTGAACTGCTGGACAAGGTACGGGCCGATGTGACCGACTACCGGCCGCGCGACGATTACGAGTCGCAGTCCTACCAGCCGCTGCTCGACCAGATCGCGGCGGCGGACGACGCCCGCAACGCGCGGGCGGACAGCATCGATCCGACCCTGCCGCCGGTGGTCTGGTTCGGCCTGATCACCGGAGCCGTGATCACCATCGGGCTGATCTTCACCCTCCAGATCCGCCGGTCGGCGCGCGAGTTGCTGATGGCCGCTCTCTTCAGCGCGCTGATCGCCTTCCTGCTCTTCCTCGTCTGGGACTTCGACGCGCCGTTCAGCCGGGGCATCACGACCGCCGCCGATCCGTTCACGGACCTCTTCCCGGATGTGTGA
- a CDS encoding transketolase, whose translation MTTQNTPDTDARYDRLRELGQQLRVDSVRAADAAGSGHPTSSMSAADLAAVLLDAHLRYDFDDPENPGNDHLIFSKGHASPLVYAMGKAPGALTDEQLLTFRKNGSLLEGHPTPRIPWVDVATGSLGQGLPFGVGVALAGRDLDRVPYRVWVVCGDSEMAEGSMWEAFEHAGYEKLANLTAIIDVNRLGQRGATRHGWDLDAYARRIRSFDWHTIEVDGHDVAAVDRAYAEAAATTDRPTAIIAKTRKGQGVREVADQEGKHGKPLKDAAEAIEELGGVRDLHVRVQPPREAAPRPRTGGGTPELPDYKVGDSVATRNAFGEALAALGAAREDVVALDGEVGDSTRAQMFGDAHPDRYFQCYIAEQQMVAAAVGMQVRGWVPYATTFAAFLSRAYDFVRMAAVSRADLNLVGSHAGVAIGEDGPSQMGLEDLAAFRAVHGSTVLYPCDANQAARLTAAMADASGIRYLRTSRGESPVIYGPGEEFPIGGSKTLRATPEDRVTLVAAGVTVHEALAAADTLAEEGVPARVIDLYSLKPVDLPTLREAADVTGRIITVEDHHPEGGLGDAVLDAFTDGRPVPRLARLAVRTMPGSASPEEQLRAAGIDAQAIAATARGLLTSTP comes from the coding sequence ATGACCACGCAGAACACTCCGGACACCGACGCCCGGTACGACCGGCTGCGCGAGCTGGGACAGCAGCTCCGCGTCGACTCCGTACGCGCCGCCGACGCCGCCGGCTCCGGCCACCCGACCTCCTCGATGTCCGCGGCCGACCTGGCCGCCGTCCTGCTCGACGCCCATCTGCGCTACGACTTCGACGACCCCGAGAACCCCGGCAACGACCACCTGATCTTCTCCAAGGGACACGCCTCGCCCCTGGTGTACGCCATGGGCAAGGCGCCCGGGGCCCTCACCGACGAGCAACTGCTGACCTTCCGCAAGAACGGCAGCCTGCTGGAGGGGCACCCCACCCCGCGCATCCCGTGGGTGGACGTGGCCACCGGCTCGCTCGGCCAGGGCCTGCCCTTCGGTGTCGGTGTCGCGCTGGCGGGCCGCGACCTCGACCGCGTCCCGTACCGCGTATGGGTGGTGTGCGGCGACAGCGAGATGGCCGAGGGCTCGATGTGGGAGGCGTTCGAGCACGCCGGGTACGAGAAGCTGGCCAACCTCACCGCGATCATCGACGTGAACCGGCTCGGCCAGCGCGGCGCCACCCGGCACGGCTGGGACCTGGACGCCTACGCCCGCCGTATCCGGTCCTTCGACTGGCACACCATCGAGGTGGACGGCCACGACGTGGCCGCCGTGGACCGCGCGTACGCCGAGGCGGCCGCCACCACGGACCGGCCCACCGCGATCATCGCGAAGACCCGCAAGGGCCAGGGCGTACGCGAGGTGGCCGACCAGGAAGGCAAGCACGGCAAGCCGCTCAAGGACGCCGCGGAGGCGATCGAGGAGCTGGGCGGCGTCCGTGACCTGCACGTGAGGGTGCAGCCGCCGCGCGAGGCCGCGCCGCGCCCGCGGACCGGCGGCGGCACGCCCGAACTGCCGGACTACAAGGTCGGTGACTCCGTCGCCACCCGCAACGCCTTCGGCGAGGCGCTCGCCGCGCTCGGCGCGGCCCGCGAGGACGTGGTGGCGCTGGACGGCGAGGTCGGCGACTCCACCCGCGCCCAGATGTTCGGCGACGCCCACCCCGACCGGTACTTCCAGTGCTACATCGCCGAGCAGCAGATGGTGGCCGCCGCGGTCGGCATGCAGGTGCGCGGCTGGGTGCCGTACGCCACCACCTTCGCCGCGTTCCTCAGCCGCGCCTACGACTTCGTCCGGATGGCCGCGGTCAGCCGGGCCGACCTCAACCTCGTCGGATCGCACGCGGGCGTCGCCATCGGCGAGGACGGCCCCTCGCAGATGGGCCTGGAGGACCTGGCCGCGTTCCGTGCCGTGCACGGCAGCACCGTGCTGTACCCGTGCGACGCCAACCAGGCGGCCCGCCTGACCGCCGCCATGGCCGACGCGAGCGGCATCCGCTACCTGCGCACGTCCCGCGGCGAGAGCCCCGTCATCTACGGGCCGGGGGAGGAATTCCCGATCGGCGGCAGCAAGACGCTGCGGGCCACCCCTGAGGACCGGGTCACCCTGGTGGCCGCCGGGGTCACCGTCCACGAGGCGCTGGCCGCCGCCGACACGCTGGCCGAGGAGGGCGTGCCCGCCCGCGTCATCGACCTGTACTCCCTCAAGCCGGTGGACCTGCCGACGCTGCGGGAGGCCGCCGACGTCACCGGGCGGATCATCACGGTGGAGGACCACCACCCCGAGGGCGGCCTCGGCGACGCGGTGCTGGACGCCTTCACCGACGGCCGCCCCGTACCGCGCCTGGCCCGGCTCGCGGTCCGCACCATGCCCGGGTCGGCGTCCCCGGAGGAGCAGTTGCGCGCGGCGGGCATCGACGCCCAGGCGATCGCGGCGACGGCCAGGGGGCTGCTCACCTCGACACCGTGA
- a CDS encoding phosphotransferase family protein: protein MAKELPFTAALRDRLGPARHPVRLGSSPRSRVWRVELNGVPAVVKQAVESADAEERYAREVAALRLAARVTPPVVPRLLGTDPDERVLVLEHVEHRRPSPDWVVGYAAALARLHAATVSEPADGLPLPAWRGPDAADIDSFLALADQLAVPVPDGTDTELKALLRRLGAAPGGALLHGDPCPGNDLHTPDGIRFIDFEQSSLGNGLTELAYLRMGFPTCWCVTDTPGPLLREAEAAYGAAWEAAAGGAPPGDLVDACAGWLIRGDALVQRAHRGTADQLARLPEEDWEWGTVTARQRLAYRLGVVARLTAGRDDLHGLGRLAGALRERMLGRWPALTTPPRERPEDD, encoded by the coding sequence ATGGCGAAGGAACTGCCGTTCACAGCAGCTCTGCGGGACCGACTCGGCCCGGCCCGTCACCCGGTGCGGCTGGGCAGCAGCCCGCGGTCCAGGGTGTGGCGGGTCGAGCTGAACGGCGTACCCGCGGTGGTCAAACAGGCCGTGGAAAGCGCGGACGCCGAGGAGCGGTACGCCCGTGAGGTGGCCGCGCTGCGGCTGGCCGCACGGGTGACGCCGCCCGTGGTGCCGCGGCTGCTCGGCACCGACCCGGACGAGCGGGTCCTGGTGCTGGAGCACGTCGAGCACCGGCGGCCGTCGCCCGACTGGGTGGTCGGCTACGCGGCGGCGCTGGCCCGCCTGCACGCGGCCACCGTGTCCGAACCGGCGGACGGCCTGCCCCTGCCCGCCTGGCGGGGCCCGGACGCCGCGGACATCGACTCCTTCCTGGCTCTCGCCGACCAGCTCGCGGTACCGGTGCCGGACGGGACGGACACCGAACTCAAGGCGCTGCTGCGTCGGCTCGGCGCCGCGCCCGGCGGCGCGCTGCTGCACGGCGACCCGTGCCCCGGCAACGACCTGCACACCCCGGACGGCATCCGGTTCATCGACTTCGAGCAGTCCTCCCTGGGCAACGGTCTCACCGAACTCGCCTATCTGCGCATGGGTTTCCCGACCTGCTGGTGCGTCACGGACACGCCCGGGCCGCTGCTGCGCGAGGCGGAAGCCGCGTACGGGGCGGCCTGGGAGGCGGCGGCCGGCGGCGCGCCGCCCGGTGATCTCGTCGACGCGTGCGCGGGCTGGCTGATCCGGGGCGACGCGCTGGTCCAGCGCGCCCACCGCGGTACCGCCGACCAGCTCGCCCGGCTCCCGGAGGAAGACTGGGAGTGGGGCACCGTCACCGCGCGGCAGCGGCTCGCGTACCGGCTCGGTGTCGTCGCCCGGCTCACCGCCGGCCGCGACGACCTGCACGGCCTCGGCCGTCTCGCCGGTGCGCTGCGCGAGCGGATGCTCGGCCGCTGGCCCGCCCTCACGACACCGCCCCGCGAGCGCCCCGAGGACGACTGA
- a CDS encoding phosphatidylinositol-specific phospholipase C domain-containing protein — translation MSRTRCAGAAAVAAAVVLAAGSPAGAAQPAGSYGATTSVGVHNAYEKSKYPYFADALDSGAGLVELDVWTNAVGKSWRVSHSNPFGNNSNCVNAATAGELRTKKRDQDLGGCLADMKAWHDANPGHRPVMVKVEMKDGFNDKGGRGPAAFDALVRAKLGDAVYGPGDLAAGHRDLDEAVRADGWPARSALNGKFLFELIPGTVEEKNPLDKLWTDREYAIHLKNLAAQGKLAQSTAFPAVHGAAKGDPRTRYADAALRPWFVVFDGDAATYLKDGVDTAWYDSRHYLLIMTDAHQVPPVIDGTRPTEAQALARLNQLAAAHGSIATADWYPLPKVLKTVVPRGK, via the coding sequence ATGAGCAGAACACGGTGCGCGGGAGCGGCGGCGGTCGCCGCGGCGGTGGTGCTGGCGGCCGGGAGCCCGGCCGGCGCGGCACAGCCCGCCGGATCGTACGGAGCCACCACGTCCGTCGGCGTCCACAACGCCTACGAGAAGAGCAAGTACCCTTACTTCGCCGACGCGTTGGACTCCGGCGCGGGCCTCGTCGAACTGGACGTCTGGACCAACGCGGTCGGCAAGTCATGGCGGGTCTCGCACAGCAACCCGTTCGGCAACAACAGCAACTGCGTCAACGCCGCCACAGCGGGCGAGCTGCGCACCAAGAAGCGCGACCAGGACCTCGGCGGCTGCCTCGCCGACATGAAGGCGTGGCACGACGCCAACCCCGGCCACCGGCCCGTCATGGTCAAGGTCGAGATGAAGGACGGCTTCAACGACAAGGGCGGCCGGGGCCCGGCCGCCTTCGACGCGCTGGTCCGCGCCAAGCTCGGCGACGCGGTGTACGGGCCCGGCGACCTGGCCGCCGGCCACCGCGACCTGGACGAGGCCGTACGCGCGGACGGCTGGCCCGCCCGCTCCGCGCTGAACGGCAAGTTCCTCTTCGAGCTCATACCGGGCACGGTCGAGGAGAAGAACCCCCTCGACAAGCTGTGGACCGACCGCGAGTACGCCATCCACCTGAAGAACCTCGCCGCCCAGGGCAAACTCGCGCAGTCCACCGCCTTCCCCGCGGTGCACGGCGCCGCCAAGGGCGACCCGCGCACCCGCTACGCCGACGCGGCGCTGCGCCCCTGGTTCGTGGTCTTCGACGGCGACGCCGCGACGTACCTGAAGGACGGCGTGGACACCGCCTGGTACGACAGTCGCCACTACCTCCTGATCATGACGGACGCGCACCAGGTGCCCCCGGTCATCGACGGCACCAGGCCGACCGAGGCCCAGGCCCTCGCCCGGCTGAACCAGCTCGCCGCCGCCCACGGCAGCATCGCGACCGCCGACTGGTACCCGCTGCCGAAGGTCCTCAAGACCGTGGTGCCGCGCGGCAAGTAG